One window of Mesorhizobium sp. PAMC28654 genomic DNA carries:
- a CDS encoding NAD(P)/FAD-dependent oxidoreductase: MRYDILIIGGAIVGSSVAYYLREEGFSGSIALIERDPQFAHAATTLSMASIRQQFSIPENIRLSQFTLKLFRRLKEEFGTDADIGFREGGYLILAGENGLPILKANHDAQVAEGADIVLEGAEQLTRRFPWLSTEGISAGAYGRTGEGWFDAHAMLMLFRKALREKKIDFITADVTGIERQGDHVTGVTLGNGETLEAGIVVNAAGPNAGKVAALAGLALPVEPRKRNVFVFEAREKYADMPLLVDPSGIYVRPEGSVYLTGGAEPEEGDGPADPSDFEPDWPLFEDVIWPVLATRIPTFEAIKPTRAWAGHYDYNTLDQNAVVGPHPQVGNFIFANGFSGHGLQQAPAVGKALAELIVHGGYRTVDCSAFGYSRVAEGRAFRELNVI, from the coding sequence GTGCGCTACGACATTCTCATCATCGGCGGGGCCATCGTCGGTTCCTCGGTTGCCTATTATCTGCGCGAGGAGGGGTTTTCGGGCTCCATCGCGCTGATCGAGCGTGACCCGCAATTTGCCCATGCGGCGACGACACTGTCCATGGCCTCGATCCGCCAGCAATTCTCGATTCCAGAAAACATCCGCCTGTCGCAATTCACGCTGAAACTGTTCCGGCGGCTGAAGGAAGAATTCGGCACGGACGCTGACATCGGTTTCCGCGAGGGCGGCTATCTCATCCTCGCCGGCGAGAACGGCTTGCCGATCCTCAAGGCCAATCATGACGCGCAGGTCGCCGAAGGCGCCGACATCGTGCTTGAGGGCGCCGAGCAGTTGACGCGGCGCTTCCCGTGGCTGTCAACCGAAGGTATTTCCGCCGGCGCCTATGGCCGGACCGGCGAAGGCTGGTTCGACGCGCATGCGATGCTGATGCTGTTCCGCAAGGCGCTGCGGGAGAAGAAGATAGATTTCATCACCGCTGATGTCACCGGCATCGAGCGGCAGGGCGACCACGTCACCGGCGTCACCCTCGGCAATGGCGAGACGCTGGAGGCCGGCATCGTCGTCAATGCCGCCGGGCCGAACGCCGGCAAGGTGGCTGCCCTTGCCGGGCTGGCGCTGCCGGTCGAGCCGCGCAAGCGCAATGTCTTCGTCTTCGAGGCACGCGAGAAATATGCTGATATGCCGCTGCTGGTCGATCCCTCCGGCATCTATGTGCGCCCGGAAGGCTCGGTCTACCTCACCGGCGGCGCCGAGCCGGAAGAGGGCGATGGCCCCGCCGATCCCAGCGATTTCGAGCCGGACTGGCCGCTGTTCGAGGACGTGATCTGGCCGGTGCTGGCCACACGTATCCCGACCTTCGAGGCGATCAAGCCGACGCGGGCCTGGGCCGGGCACTATGACTACAACACGCTCGACCAGAATGCCGTGGTCGGCCCGCACCCACAGGTCGGCAATTTCATCTTCGCCAACGGCTTTTCCGGCCACGGCCTGCAGCAGGCGCCAGCCGTCGGCAAGGCGCTGGCCGAGTTGATCGTCCATGGCGGCTACCGCACGGTGGATTGTTCGGCGTTCGGCTACAGTCGCGTCGCCGAAGGTCGGGCGTTCCGAGAGTTGAACGTGATTTGA
- a CDS encoding patatin-like phospholipase family protein, producing MAESLFRYCDLVMKGGITSGIVYPNAALELSKTYRFKSIGGTSAGAIAAAACVAAAVGERRKTLGSEVSGDPGLIGFHGLAGVSGKLSSDGFIYSLFQPAPGAWNAYRLLVVLAGNASTIRKCLWLLFAVIAIAPLETFFLFALLCCGWWAAGYFSSCWAILLHAIPSFLGAYAVGAVFAVLRVARVARRNLLGLCSGKQQAGHFGGKSKPALTDWLHETLQNLSGQSPDKPLLFSDLWHAPRYEHEPHSDHAVSLTMITTDVSHSEPRSLPFDKDTHFWFLQREFETLFPKDLVDWMIRQAPENRSFEGETYYPLPAACDLPVLVATRMSLSFPLLISAVPLHESIGAGTIQGEATPEPKRGRPKTQLDSTDSLAAGGTGEGPAAAFRQCWFSDGGICSNFPIHLFDAPLPRWPTFAIDLVYPDANGPGAGNRTKTPDVFLPKPSDGWQAQYQSIASMLAVQELSGFIFGIIATMQNWRDLLQSRAPGNRERIVHVSLTQEQGGMNLNMSRDILAQISLKGTQAGQKFAEFSFDDHYWTRWRNLASAMQRYTIKVADSANYTPKIAEYVNAYESARTDNPVPPYDFEGSVQREEARNLLEGLIAKGHEWKDKGPDFTNTAPRPLPQMQITLTY from the coding sequence GTGGCGGAGAGTTTGTTCAGATATTGCGATCTTGTGATGAAGGGCGGCATCACCAGCGGTATCGTTTATCCCAATGCTGCCTTGGAACTGTCGAAAACCTACCGATTCAAGAGTATTGGCGGAACATCCGCCGGTGCGATTGCCGCCGCCGCATGCGTGGCCGCCGCGGTCGGAGAGCGGCGAAAAACCCTCGGATCCGAAGTCTCCGGAGATCCGGGCCTGATCGGCTTCCACGGCCTGGCGGGAGTGTCGGGGAAGCTTTCGAGCGATGGCTTCATCTACAGCCTCTTCCAGCCCGCACCGGGGGCCTGGAATGCCTACAGGCTGCTCGTTGTCCTGGCCGGAAACGCCAGCACCATACGAAAGTGCCTTTGGCTTCTCTTCGCGGTTATCGCCATCGCTCCGCTTGAAACGTTTTTCCTGTTTGCCCTCCTTTGTTGCGGATGGTGGGCGGCGGGATATTTTTCGAGCTGCTGGGCAATCCTGCTGCATGCAATCCCCTCATTTCTCGGGGCCTATGCGGTCGGCGCGGTATTTGCGGTCTTGCGCGTGGCGCGTGTCGCGCGGCGCAATCTCCTCGGTCTCTGCTCGGGCAAACAGCAGGCCGGGCATTTTGGCGGAAAGTCGAAACCCGCGCTTACCGACTGGCTTCATGAGACCCTGCAGAATCTGTCCGGCCAGTCTCCTGACAAGCCACTCCTGTTCAGCGATCTGTGGCACGCGCCGCGCTATGAGCATGAGCCGCATTCGGACCATGCCGTTTCGCTGACAATGATCACCACCGACGTCTCGCATAGCGAGCCGCGAAGCCTGCCCTTCGACAAGGACACACATTTCTGGTTCCTGCAGCGCGAATTCGAGACGCTGTTTCCCAAGGATCTCGTTGACTGGATGATCAGGCAGGCTCCCGAAAATCGCTCCTTCGAGGGCGAGACATACTACCCTTTGCCAGCCGCATGCGACCTGCCGGTGCTGGTGGCCACGCGGATGAGCCTGAGCTTTCCCCTCCTGATAAGCGCCGTTCCCCTCCATGAATCGATTGGCGCCGGAACCATTCAAGGTGAGGCGACGCCGGAGCCGAAGCGCGGCAGGCCGAAAACGCAGCTGGACAGCACCGACTCGCTTGCCGCCGGAGGCACCGGAGAAGGGCCCGCCGCCGCCTTCCGGCAGTGCTGGTTTTCCGACGGCGGTATCTGCAGCAACTTCCCCATCCACCTGTTTGACGCTCCTCTGCCACGGTGGCCTACTTTCGCGATCGACCTCGTGTACCCTGACGCAAATGGGCCCGGTGCGGGCAACCGGACGAAAACCCCTGACGTTTTCCTGCCGAAACCCAGCGACGGCTGGCAGGCCCAGTATCAGTCGATCGCCAGCATGTTGGCCGTGCAGGAGCTGTCGGGATTCATTTTTGGCATCATCGCGACGATGCAGAACTGGCGCGATTTGCTCCAGTCGCGCGCCCCCGGCAACCGCGAACGGATCGTCCATGTTTCCCTGACGCAGGAACAGGGCGGCATGAACCTGAACATGTCCAGGGACATTCTGGCGCAGATCTCGCTCAAGGGAACGCAGGCGGGCCAGAAGTTCGCGGAATTCTCTTTCGACGACCACTATTGGACACGCTGGCGCAACCTCGCGTCGGCCATGCAGCGCTACACGATCAAGGTCGCCGACAGTGCGAACTACACGCCGAAGATCGCCGAGTACGTGAACGCCTACGAATCGGCGCGTACCGACAATCCGGTTCCGCCCTATGATTTCGAAGGTTCCGTGCAACGCGAGGAGGCAAGAAATCTACTCGAAGGCCTGATCGCCAAGGGCCATGAATGGAAAGACAAGGGACCTGATTTCACCAACACGGCACCAAGACCGCTGCCCCAGATGCAGATTACGCTGACCTATTAG
- a CDS encoding DUF72 domain-containing protein: MQKQGCFIGTAGWGISARYKDDFPQSGSHLERYAQRLPVVEINTSFYKPHRRATYERWKGSVPEHFRFAVKTPKAVTHERRLVACEDLVEAFLLEVEGLGAKLGVLVVQLPPSLRFDPDITAGFFAMLRGRTDVRLACEPRHPSWFAADADALLAGCGVARIAADPAPAPSAERPAGWPGLAYFRLHGAPRIYYSNYDAERLDQIGRQMQTAAAAGAEVWCIFDNTAEGHALGNALAVGNFCTRQ; encoded by the coding sequence ATGCAAAAGCAGGGATGTTTCATAGGCACGGCCGGCTGGGGCATTTCCGCGCGATACAAGGATGACTTCCCACAATCCGGCTCGCATCTCGAGCGTTATGCCCAGCGCCTTCCGGTCGTCGAGATCAACACGTCCTTCTACAAGCCGCATCGCCGCGCGACCTATGAGCGCTGGAAGGGCTCCGTGCCCGAGCATTTCCGCTTCGCGGTGAAAACGCCCAAGGCCGTGACACATGAGCGCCGCCTGGTCGCCTGCGAGGACCTTGTCGAAGCGTTTCTCCTGGAGGTCGAAGGTCTCGGAGCCAAGCTTGGCGTGCTGGTGGTGCAGTTGCCGCCGAGCCTGCGCTTCGACCCAGACATCACGGCGGGCTTCTTCGCCATGTTGCGCGGGCGAACCGACGTAAGGCTGGCCTGCGAACCGCGCCACCCCAGCTGGTTCGCCGCGGACGCGGATGCGCTTCTCGCTGGGTGCGGCGTTGCGCGCATTGCGGCCGACCCGGCTCCAGCTCCATCAGCGGAGCGGCCAGCCGGGTGGCCCGGCCTTGCCTACTTCCGCCTGCATGGCGCGCCGCGCATCTATTACTCGAACTACGACGCCGAAAGGCTCGACCAGATTGGGCGGCAAATGCAAACAGCAGCGGCAGCCGGTGCCGAAGTCTGGTGCATTTTCGACAACACGGCCGAGGGCCACGCACTCGGCAACGCCCTCGCTGTCGGCAATTTCTGCACGCGGCAATAG
- a CDS encoding SRPBCC family protein yields MMHVLNIQSMTNGETIMALAEIEASPERIFSALVTKQVECWWGSADTYRMVDWSADLRVGGRWTVVARTADGRDLPAGGEFLEIETPRQIVQTRAYGWDHPTLGRRQTTVAYLLEPIAKGTRLTICHGGFAGLSNAASEHAGGWGRVLAWLQAHVEAGRLAAA; encoded by the coding sequence ATGATGCATGTTCTCAACATACAGAGCATGACCAATGGCGAGACGATCATGGCATTAGCCGAGATCGAAGCCTCGCCGGAACGCATCTTCAGCGCATTGGTCACGAAACAGGTCGAATGCTGGTGGGGATCCGCCGACACCTACCGGATGGTCGACTGGTCAGCCGACCTTCGCGTCGGCGGCCGCTGGACGGTTGTCGCCCGGACGGCTGACGGCAGGGACCTGCCGGCCGGCGGCGAATTCCTCGAGATCGAGACGCCGCGCCAGATTGTGCAGACGCGGGCCTATGGCTGGGATCATCCCACGCTTGGCCGGCGGCAAACAACGGTGGCCTATTTGCTGGAGCCGATCGCCAAGGGCACGCGCCTCACCATCTGCCATGGCGGCTTTGCCGGGTTGAGCAATGCGGCGAGCGAGCATGCCGGCGGCTGGGGACGGGTGCTGGCGTGGCTTCAAGCGCATGTCGAGGCTGGAAGGCTGGCTGCGGCCTGA